In Providencia rettgeri, the following proteins share a genomic window:
- the nusA gene encoding transcription termination factor NusA: MNKEILAVVEAVSNEKSLPREKIFEALETALATATKKKYEQEIDVRVEIDRKSGDFDTFRRWLIVEEVTMPTREITLEAAQYEDPALQLGEYVEDQIESVVFDRITTQTAKQVIVQKVREAERAMVVDQFREQQGEIITAQVKKVNRENITLDLGNNAEAVILREDMLPRENFRPGDRIRGVLYDVRPEARGAQLFVTRSRPEMLIELFRIEVPEIGEEIIEIKAAARDPGSRAKIAVKTNDKRIDPVGACVGMRGARVQAVSSELGGERIDIVLWDDNPAQFVINAMAPADVASIVVDEDKCTMDVAVESSNLAQAIGRNGQNVRLAAQLLKKHRGDDKWELNVMTAEELNAKHQAEAHASIDTFTKHLDIDEEFATALVEEGFSTLEELAYVPINELLEIDGLDEETVEVLRERAKAALTTIELAQKESLGDNQPAEDLLNLEGMDHTLAYNLATRGICTLEDLAEQGIDDLIDIEGLDDEKAGTLIMAARNICWFGNDA; this comes from the coding sequence ATGAATAAAGAAATTCTGGCTGTTGTAGAAGCGGTTTCTAACGAAAAATCCCTCCCTCGTGAAAAAATCTTCGAGGCTCTGGAAACTGCATTAGCGACGGCGACTAAAAAGAAATACGAGCAAGAAATTGATGTCCGTGTGGAAATTGACCGTAAATCAGGTGATTTCGACACGTTTCGTCGTTGGTTAATTGTGGAAGAAGTCACAATGCCAACACGTGAAATTACGTTGGAAGCGGCTCAATACGAAGATCCTGCGCTGCAGCTTGGAGAGTATGTCGAAGACCAAATCGAGTCTGTTGTATTTGACCGTATTACCACTCAAACAGCTAAGCAAGTTATCGTGCAAAAAGTGCGCGAAGCAGAACGTGCTATGGTTGTTGACCAATTCCGTGAGCAACAAGGTGAAATTATCACTGCTCAGGTAAAAAAAGTGAACCGTGAAAATATCACGTTAGATTTAGGCAATAATGCGGAAGCGGTTATTCTGCGTGAAGATATGTTGCCACGTGAAAACTTCCGTCCAGGTGACCGTATCCGCGGAGTCCTGTATGATGTTCGTCCTGAAGCACGCGGCGCACAACTTTTTGTTACGCGTTCTCGCCCTGAAATGTTGATTGAATTATTCCGCATTGAAGTGCCAGAAATTGGCGAAGAAATTATTGAAATCAAAGCCGCTGCCCGTGATCCAGGTTCTCGTGCAAAAATCGCAGTAAAAACTAATGACAAGCGTATTGACCCAGTTGGTGCTTGTGTTGGTATGCGTGGCGCACGTGTTCAAGCCGTTTCTAGTGAACTAGGCGGCGAAAGAATTGATATTGTGTTATGGGATGATAACCCAGCTCAGTTCGTTATTAATGCTATGGCTCCGGCTGATGTTGCATCTATTGTCGTCGATGAAGACAAATGTACGATGGATGTTGCCGTAGAAAGTAGTAACTTGGCACAAGCCATTGGGCGTAACGGTCAAAACGTGCGTCTGGCAGCTCAGTTACTGAAAAAACACCGTGGTGATGACAAATGGGAATTAAATGTCATGACCGCAGAAGAGCTCAATGCAAAACATCAGGCAGAAGCACATGCTTCTATTGATACATTCACCAAGCATCTTGATATTGATGAAGAGTTTGCCACTGCACTTGTTGAAGAAGGCTTCTCGACGTTAGAAGAACTGGCTTACGTGCCTATTAATGAACTTCTGGAAATTGATGGTCTTGATGAAGAGACTGTTGAAGTTCTACGTGAAAGAGCGAAAGCGGCCCTCACCACAATAGAATTGGCTCAAAAAGAGAGCCTCGGTGATAATCAGCCAGCAGAAGATTTGTTGAATCTTGAAGGTATGGATCATACTCTTGCCTATAATTTGGCTACACGTGGAATCTGTACACTGGAAGATCTTGCTGAGCAGGGCATCGACGACCTGATTGATATTGAAGGTCTGGATGATGAGAAAGCAGGTACGCTCATCATGGCCGCACGTAATATTTGCTGGTTCGGTAACGATGCGTAA
- the rimP gene encoding ribosome maturation factor RimP, giving the protein MSTLEQKLTEMISAPVEALGFEFVGLEFIRGRTSTLRVFIDSEEGITVDDCADVSHQVSAVLDVEDPISVIYNLEISSPGLERPLFTIAHYERFMGEEVALTLRIAMQNRRRWQGIIKAIDGEMITVTVDGKDEVFALGNIQKANLVPHF; this is encoded by the coding sequence TTGTCCACATTAGAACAGAAATTAACAGAGATGATTTCAGCACCGGTGGAGGCGCTAGGCTTTGAATTTGTTGGCTTAGAGTTTATCCGTGGTCGCACATCGACACTGCGTGTCTTCATCGATAGTGAAGAAGGCATCACTGTTGATGATTGTGCTGATGTCAGCCATCAGGTCAGTGCAGTATTGGACGTTGAAGATCCAATTTCTGTCATTTATAACCTGGAAATCTCGTCACCAGGGCTTGAGCGCCCATTATTCACAATTGCGCATTACGAGCGTTTTATGGGTGAAGAGGTAGCATTGACTTTGCGTATAGCAATGCAGAACCGCCGTAGGTGGCAAGGTATTATTAAGGCCATAGACGGTGAAATGATTACGGTTACTGTAGATGGTAAGGATGAGGTGTTCGCCCTCGGCAACATCCAGAAAGCTAACTTGGTACCCCACTTTTAA
- the secG gene encoding preprotein translocase subunit SecG — protein sequence MYVALLIIFLLAAIGLIALIMLQQGKGADMGASFGAGASATLFGSSGSGNFMTRMTGILAAVFFIISLILGNMTANKYGTGSGSKWENISEPTKVEQPTDVPAAPATPTSDIPR from the coding sequence ATGTATGTAGCTCTTTTAATTATATTCTTGCTAGCGGCTATCGGGCTTATTGCTCTGATCATGTTACAGCAAGGTAAAGGTGCTGACATGGGAGCATCATTCGGTGCGGGCGCTTCTGCAACACTGTTTGGTTCATCGGGTTCAGGTAACTTCATGACCCGTATGACTGGGATCTTGGCTGCTGTGTTTTTCATCATCAGTTTAATACTTGGCAACATGACTGCCAACAAGTACGGAACTGGTAGTGGTAGTAAGTGGGAAAACATTAGTGAACCTACTAAAGTCGAGCAACCAACAGACGTTCCGGCGGCACCAGCTACACCAACGAGCGACATTCCTCGTTAA
- the glmM gene encoding phosphoglucosamine mutase has translation MSDRKYFGTDGIRGKVGDSPITPDFVLKLGWAAGKVLARHGSRKIIIGKDTRISGYMLESSLEAGLAAAGLSASFTGPMPTPAVAYLTRTFRAEAGIVISASHNPYYDNGIKFFSIDGTKLPDEVEEAIEAEMEKPITCVESAELGRANRIVDAAGRYIEFCKGTFPNEQSLASLKIVIDCANGATYHIAPNVFRELGAEVITIGCDPNGININEECGATDVRQLQQKVLEEKAHVGLAFDGDGDRIIMVDHLGEKVDGDQILFIIAREALRQGQLKGGVVGTLMSNMGLEIALKQLGIPFERAKVGDRYVLEKLQEKGWRMGAENSGHVILLDKTTTGDGIVAGLQVLSAMVRNHMSLHDLCSGMKLLPQVLVNVRFKGQHDPLQSDGVVAANEEVEKQLAGKGRVLLRKSGTEPLIRVMVEGENEADVTAMANRIADAVKAAG, from the coding sequence ATGAGCGACCGTAAATATTTTGGTACTGATGGTATTCGTGGCAAAGTGGGTGATAGCCCAATTACCCCTGATTTTGTTTTAAAATTAGGTTGGGCGGCAGGAAAAGTCCTTGCACGTCATGGCTCACGTAAAATTATCATTGGTAAAGATACGCGTATTTCTGGCTATATGTTGGAATCTTCATTAGAAGCGGGCTTAGCAGCAGCAGGTCTATCTGCCTCTTTCACAGGCCCAATGCCAACCCCTGCAGTCGCTTATTTAACACGCACTTTCCGTGCAGAAGCAGGGATTGTGATTTCTGCATCTCATAACCCATATTATGATAATGGGATTAAATTCTTCTCAATTGATGGAACTAAGCTGCCAGATGAAGTGGAAGAAGCCATTGAAGCTGAAATGGAAAAACCGATTACCTGCGTTGAGTCGGCTGAGTTAGGTCGTGCAAACCGTATTGTAGATGCTGCCGGACGTTACATTGAATTCTGCAAAGGCACATTCCCGAACGAACAAAGTTTGGCGAGTTTAAAGATTGTGATTGACTGTGCAAACGGAGCGACGTACCACATCGCACCAAATGTGTTCCGTGAATTAGGGGCTGAAGTCATCACTATTGGTTGCGATCCGAACGGGATCAACATTAATGAAGAATGTGGTGCAACGGATGTTCGTCAACTACAACAAAAAGTATTAGAAGAAAAAGCCCACGTCGGTTTAGCATTTGATGGTGACGGTGACCGCATTATTATGGTCGACCACCTCGGTGAAAAAGTCGATGGTGATCAAATTCTCTTTATTATTGCTCGTGAAGCGCTACGTCAAGGCCAGCTTAAAGGCGGCGTAGTGGGAACATTAATGAGTAATATGGGGTTAGAAATCGCTCTAAAACAGCTAGGAATTCCTTTCGAGCGTGCAAAAGTGGGCGACCGCTATGTGCTCGAAAAATTACAGGAAAAAGGCTGGCGCATGGGGGCTGAAAACTCAGGTCACGTGATTTTATTAGATAAAACGACTACCGGCGACGGTATTGTTGCGGGCTTGCAGGTATTAAGTGCGATGGTACGCAACCATATGAGTTTGCATGACTTATGTAGTGGCATGAAATTATTGCCTCAAGTGTTAGTCAATGTTCGTTTCAAAGGTCAACACGACCCATTACAGAGTGATGGGGTCGTTGCTGCAAACGAAGAGGTTGAAAAACAATTGGCAGGAAAAGGCCGTGTGTTACTAAGAAAATCAGGAACAGAACCGTTAATCCGAGTCATGGTTGAAGGTGAAAACGAAGCTGATGTGACTGCAATGGCAAACCGCATTGCTGATGCTGTAAAAGCAGCTGGCTAA
- the folP gene encoding dihydropteroate synthase, with amino-acid sequence MQIKARGSVLDLSTPKVMGILNVTPDSFSDGGTHNRYQDALEYVAKMVQHGAAIIDIGGESTRPGAAEVSVNEELDRVIPVVEAIAQRFDVWISVDTSKALVMAEAANAGMHIINDIRSLHEPDALDVAAKTGLPVCIMHMQGQPRTMQEAPNYENVVREVKDYLNTEITRCVTAGIDRQQIILDPGFGFGKNLSHNYQLLANLEQFHNFGLPLLAGMSRKSMIGQLLNVPPQERLAGSLTCAVIAAMQGAHIIRVHDVKETVQAMQVVQMTLSEKEK; translated from the coding sequence ATGCAGATCAAAGCGAGAGGCAGTGTCCTTGACTTATCAACGCCTAAGGTGATGGGGATTTTGAATGTTACTCCTGATTCATTTTCAGATGGTGGCACTCATAATCGTTATCAGGATGCGCTTGAATATGTGGCCAAAATGGTCCAACACGGTGCGGCTATCATTGATATTGGTGGCGAATCAACCCGCCCTGGCGCTGCCGAAGTTTCTGTGAATGAGGAACTTGATAGGGTTATCCCCGTGGTTGAAGCGATAGCGCAACGTTTTGATGTGTGGATTTCAGTCGATACATCTAAAGCACTAGTCATGGCGGAAGCCGCAAATGCAGGCATGCATATCATCAATGATATTCGCTCGCTTCATGAGCCGGATGCACTAGACGTCGCTGCGAAAACAGGTTTACCCGTATGTATTATGCATATGCAAGGTCAGCCAAGGACAATGCAAGAAGCACCGAATTATGAAAATGTGGTGCGTGAAGTAAAAGACTATCTTAACACTGAAATCACCCGATGCGTGACTGCAGGCATAGATAGACAGCAAATTATCCTTGATCCAGGCTTTGGCTTTGGCAAAAACTTGTCGCATAATTACCAGTTATTGGCAAACTTAGAACAATTTCATAATTTCGGACTACCGCTATTGGCAGGGATGTCACGTAAATCTATGATTGGACAATTATTAAATGTTCCACCGCAAGAGCGCCTCGCCGGCAGCCTAACTTGTGCAGTGATTGCTGCGATGCAAGGTGCGCACATCATTCGAGTTCATGATGTCAAAGAAACCGTGCAAGCGATGCAAGTGGTACAGATGACTCTGTCAGAAAAGGAAAAATAA
- the ftsH gene encoding ATP-dependent zinc metalloprotease FtsH, translated as MAKNLILWLVIAVVLMSLFQSFGPSDSNSRRVDYSTFINELAQDQVREVRITGRELNVRKADNSRYTTYLPMQDEKLLDTLLNKHVTVVGEPPEEPSLLTSIFISWFPMLLLIGVWIFFMRQMQGGGGKGAMSFGKSKARMLTEDQIKTTFADVAGCDEAKEEVGEIVEFLREPARFQKLGGKIPKGVLMVGPPGTGKTLLAKAIAGEAKVPFFTISGSDFVEMFVGVGASRVRDMFEQAKKAAPCIIFIDEIDAVGRQRGAGLGGGHDEREQTLNQMLVEMDGFEGNEGIIVIAATNRADVLDPALLRPGRFDRQVVVGLPDVRGREQILKVHMRRVPIDPNVDTFILARATPGFSGAELANLVNEAALFAARANMRVVSMVEFEKARDKIWMGAERRSLMMTEEQKESTAYHEGGHMIVGHLMPEHDPVHKVTIVPRGQALGVAFFLPEGDEVSRSRLKLEGMIATAYAGRIAEELIYGRDKVTTGASSDIQFATNTARNMVTQWGFSDRLGPMQYSKEEGPAFLGRSSGNGSGISDETARIVDEEIKKILDYCYQLAYKTLEDNIDILHATKDALLKYETIDMPMIDDLMNRRPVREPAGWDEDKKVSNVTGTFGKGAANAAEKPQSEEPKNSTEEANKTDNSNNADESNPSDNNDSKPQ; from the coding sequence ATGGCGAAAAACCTGATTCTCTGGTTAGTCATCGCAGTTGTTCTGATGTCCTTGTTCCAGAGTTTTGGCCCAAGCGATTCGAATAGTCGCAGAGTTGATTATTCAACGTTTATCAATGAGTTAGCCCAGGATCAGGTACGTGAAGTTCGTATCACCGGTCGTGAACTTAACGTCAGAAAGGCTGATAATAGCCGCTATACAACTTATCTTCCTATGCAGGATGAGAAGCTGTTAGATACTTTGCTGAATAAGCATGTGACGGTTGTTGGTGAACCACCAGAAGAACCTAGCTTACTGACATCTATTTTTATTTCCTGGTTCCCAATGCTTCTGTTGATTGGTGTCTGGATTTTCTTCATGCGCCAGATGCAAGGCGGTGGCGGCAAGGGGGCAATGTCATTTGGCAAAAGTAAAGCCCGCATGCTGACAGAAGATCAGATCAAAACTACATTTGCGGACGTTGCTGGGTGTGATGAAGCCAAAGAAGAAGTGGGCGAAATCGTAGAGTTTCTGCGTGAACCTGCTCGTTTCCAAAAACTTGGTGGTAAAATTCCCAAAGGCGTCCTGATGGTAGGGCCTCCTGGTACAGGTAAAACCTTACTGGCGAAGGCTATCGCAGGTGAAGCTAAAGTCCCATTCTTTACTATTTCCGGTTCAGACTTCGTGGAAATGTTTGTGGGGGTTGGTGCTTCTCGTGTTCGTGATATGTTCGAACAAGCGAAAAAAGCAGCGCCTTGTATCATCTTTATTGATGAGATTGATGCAGTAGGTCGTCAACGTGGTGCAGGTCTTGGTGGTGGTCACGATGAGCGTGAGCAAACACTGAACCAAATGCTGGTTGAGATGGACGGTTTCGAAGGTAATGAGGGGATCATTGTAATCGCAGCAACTAACCGTGCTGACGTACTTGACCCTGCTTTATTACGTCCAGGTCGTTTTGACCGTCAGGTAGTCGTTGGCTTACCAGACGTTCGCGGTCGTGAACAAATTCTGAAAGTGCATATGCGTCGTGTTCCTATCGACCCAAATGTGGATACTTTCATTCTTGCACGCGCAACACCGGGCTTCTCAGGTGCTGAATTGGCGAACTTGGTTAACGAAGCTGCATTATTTGCTGCACGTGCAAATATGCGTGTTGTTTCCATGGTGGAATTCGAAAAAGCGCGTGACAAAATTTGGATGGGTGCAGAGCGTCGCTCTCTGATGATGACCGAAGAACAAAAAGAATCAACGGCTTACCATGAAGGTGGCCATATGATTGTCGGTCATTTAATGCCTGAACATGACCCTGTTCACAAAGTTACCATTGTTCCTCGTGGCCAAGCACTGGGTGTAGCATTCTTTTTACCTGAAGGTGATGAAGTTAGTCGTAGTCGCTTGAAACTTGAAGGTATGATTGCAACAGCCTATGCAGGTCGTATTGCCGAAGAACTGATTTATGGGCGTGATAAAGTCACTACGGGGGCTTCTTCCGATATTCAGTTCGCAACCAATACTGCACGTAACATGGTAACGCAATGGGGCTTCTCAGACCGTTTAGGTCCAATGCAATACTCGAAAGAAGAGGGCCCTGCGTTCTTAGGTCGTTCTTCAGGTAATGGTTCTGGAATTTCTGATGAAACAGCACGTATTGTTGATGAAGAAATTAAGAAGATTTTAGACTACTGTTACCAACTGGCTTACAAAACGTTGGAAGACAATATCGATATTCTACATGCAACGAAAGATGCATTGTTAAAATATGAAACTATCGATATGCCAATGATTGATGATTTAATGAATCGTCGGCCAGTTCGTGAGCCTGCAGGTTGGGATGAAGACAAAAAAGTCAGTAATGTGACCGGTACATTTGGTAAAGGTGCAGCAAACGCAGCTGAAAAACCTCAATCTGAAGAGCCGAAAAACAGTACTGAAGAAGCAAATAAGACAGATAATAGTAATAATGCTGATGAATCAAACCCATCAGACAATAACGACAGCAAGCCACAATAA
- the rlmE gene encoding 23S rRNA (uridine(2552)-2'-O)-methyltransferase RlmE, whose product MANKKRSASSSRWLQEHFSDKYVQQAQKKGLRSRAWFKLEEIQQGDKIFKPGMTVVDLGAAPGGWSQYVVSQIGHNGRVIACDLLPMDPIVGVDFLQGDFRDEAVLAALLERVGDKKVQVVMSDMAPNMSGTPAVDIPRSMYLVELALDMCRSVLAPGGSFIVKVFQGEGFDDYLRDIRSLFTKVKVRKPESSRARSREVYIVATGLKL is encoded by the coding sequence ATGGCCAATAAAAAACGTTCGGCAAGCTCAAGTCGCTGGTTGCAAGAGCATTTTAGTGATAAATATGTTCAGCAAGCACAAAAAAAAGGGCTACGCTCACGTGCATGGTTTAAGCTGGAGGAAATCCAGCAAGGTGATAAAATTTTTAAACCAGGTATGACCGTTGTTGATTTAGGAGCAGCCCCTGGTGGTTGGTCGCAATACGTTGTTAGCCAAATAGGTCATAATGGGCGGGTTATTGCTTGTGACTTATTGCCGATGGACCCAATCGTTGGTGTTGATTTCCTGCAAGGGGATTTTCGCGATGAAGCCGTTCTCGCCGCTTTGTTAGAACGCGTTGGCGACAAAAAAGTACAGGTGGTCATGTCTGACATGGCGCCAAATATGAGTGGGACACCAGCGGTTGATATTCCTCGCTCTATGTATCTAGTTGAATTAGCATTGGATATGTGCCGTTCTGTATTGGCTCCTGGGGGAAGTTTCATTGTTAAAGTGTTTCAGGGAGAAGGCTTTGACGATTACCTTAGGGATATCCGCTCCCTGTTTACGAAAGTAAAAGTTCGTAAACCTGAATCTTCGCGGGCACGATCGCGTGAAGTATACATTGTAGCGACAGGGCTAAAACTATAG
- the yhbY gene encoding ribosome assembly RNA-binding protein YhbY, whose amino-acid sequence MNLNKKQIQHLKSLAHHLNPVVMIGNNGLTEGVLAEIELSLAHHELIKVKIAGEDRDTKNLIADAIVRETGAVNVQIIGKILVIYRPSADRKIILPK is encoded by the coding sequence ATGAATCTTAATAAAAAACAAATTCAGCACCTAAAAAGTCTCGCTCACCACTTAAACCCTGTTGTTATGATCGGCAACAATGGTTTAACCGAAGGTGTTTTAGCTGAGATTGAACTCTCATTAGCGCATCATGAGCTTATCAAAGTCAAGATCGCAGGCGAAGACCGCGATACTAAAAATTTGATCGCTGATGCGATTGTTCGCGAAACTGGTGCAGTAAATGTACAAATCATCGGTAAAATTCTTGTTATCTACCGTCCTTCGGCAGACCGCAAAATCATTTTACCTAAATAA
- the greA gene encoding transcription elongation factor GreA encodes MKQIPMTVLGADKLREELEFLKSVRRPEIIASIAEAREHGDLKENAEYHAAREQQGFCEGRIQEIEGKLSHAQVIDVTKMVNNGRVIFGSTVTVLNVDTDEELTYRIVGDDEADIKINLISVNSPIARGLVGKEVDDAVSIKTPGGDVEFEILKVEYI; translated from the coding sequence ATGAAACAGATCCCGATGACGGTACTTGGTGCGGATAAGCTAAGAGAAGAGCTTGAATTCCTTAAATCTGTCCGTCGCCCAGAAATTATTGCATCTATTGCGGAAGCGCGTGAGCACGGTGACTTAAAAGAAAATGCAGAATATCATGCAGCACGTGAGCAACAAGGTTTCTGTGAGGGCCGTATTCAAGAAATTGAAGGTAAACTTTCTCACGCTCAAGTGATCGATGTCACTAAAATGGTCAATAACGGTCGCGTTATCTTTGGCTCAACGGTAACAGTATTGAATGTTGATACTGACGAAGAGCTAACGTATCGTATTGTTGGTGATGATGAAGCCGATATTAAGATCAATCTGATTTCAGTGAACTCACCGATAGCACGCGGCTTAGTAGGCAAAGAAGTTGATGATGCGGTCTCGATTAAAACCCCAGGTGGCGATGTCGAGTTCGAAATTCTTAAAGTTGAGTATATCTGA
- the dacB gene encoding serine-type D-Ala-D-Ala carboxypeptidase → MSLLTLTRKWIISLGITLASAQALAIPIDEYKQYLPDGTNLALVAQKVGSSTPLIDYNAQQMALPASTQKVVTALAALLQLGPDYRFVTNFETDAKLSNNTLTGDLVIRFSGDPTLTRQQIRNMANALKQLGIHKVDGDLVVDISAFTSHDKAPGWVWNDMTQCFSAPPAAAIIDRNCFSVSLYPAEKAGDYAFIKAASFYPVNMFSEVKTLAKGSPEARYCELDVVPGELNRYTLTGCLTQRSDPLPLAFAVQNGASYSGAIVKNELTTAGIELTGHVKKRTFQAPQSQVLVKTESKPLHDLLKVMLKKSDNMIADTVFRTIGREYYGVPGTWRSGSDAVRQVLKQKAGIDLGNTVMVDGSGLSRHNLITPATMMEVLQFIAKNDQQLDFISMLPLAGHDGTLRYRGGFDEAGVNGKVSAKTGALQGVYNLAGFITTASGQRVAFVQFISAYAVPQNQQRTRRVPLVRFESRLYKDLYQKN, encoded by the coding sequence ATGTCATTATTAACTTTAACCAGAAAATGGATAATCTCTTTAGGAATAACCTTAGCCAGTGCGCAAGCTCTAGCTATTCCTATTGATGAGTACAAACAATATTTACCTGATGGCACTAACCTTGCTCTGGTCGCGCAAAAAGTGGGAAGTAGTACTCCATTAATTGATTATAATGCGCAGCAAATGGCATTACCTGCAAGTACGCAAAAGGTTGTGACCGCTCTTGCTGCCCTGTTACAACTGGGGCCAGACTACCGTTTTGTCACCAATTTTGAAACTGATGCAAAACTTAGCAACAACACGCTAACGGGTGATTTAGTGATCCGCTTCAGTGGTGACCCGACATTAACCCGCCAACAAATTCGCAATATGGCTAATGCATTAAAGCAGCTTGGGATCCATAAAGTTGACGGCGATCTCGTCGTTGATATTTCTGCTTTTACTAGCCATGACAAAGCACCCGGTTGGGTTTGGAATGATATGACCCAATGCTTTAGTGCGCCACCTGCAGCGGCTATTATTGACCGAAACTGTTTTTCCGTTTCTCTTTACCCCGCTGAAAAAGCAGGAGATTATGCATTCATTAAGGCGGCTAGTTTTTATCCTGTCAATATGTTCAGCGAAGTCAAAACATTAGCTAAAGGCTCCCCAGAAGCACGCTATTGCGAGCTTGATGTCGTCCCTGGTGAACTGAACCGCTACACCCTAACAGGTTGTTTAACTCAACGCAGTGACCCTCTACCACTTGCTTTTGCTGTACAAAACGGAGCGAGTTACTCTGGAGCGATTGTCAAAAATGAGTTAACCACCGCTGGCATTGAGCTAACAGGCCATGTAAAAAAACGTACATTCCAAGCACCTCAATCACAGGTATTAGTCAAAACTGAATCTAAGCCACTTCATGACTTGCTAAAAGTGATGCTAAAAAAATCCGATAATATGATAGCGGATACCGTTTTTCGTACTATTGGTCGAGAATATTATGGTGTTCCAGGAACTTGGCGGTCAGGATCTGACGCGGTAAGGCAAGTACTGAAGCAAAAAGCGGGGATCGACCTTGGCAATACCGTGATGGTTGATGGGTCTGGTTTGTCCCGTCATAATTTGATCACGCCAGCAACGATGATGGAAGTTTTGCAATTTATCGCAAAAAACGATCAACAGCTTGATTTTATCTCCATGCTTCCGCTTGCAGGCCATGATGGCACATTGCGTTATCGCGGTGGCTTTGATGAGGCAGGAGTCAATGGTAAAGTTTCCGCCAAAACCGGGGCATTACAAGGGGTCTATAACCTCGCAGGCTTTATTACCACGGCGAGTGGGCAGCGAGTTGCCTTCGTGCAGTTTATTTCTGCGTATGCGGTACCACAAAACCAGCAGCGTACTCGTCGAGTTCCATTAGTACGGTTCGAAAGTCGCTTGTATAAAGATCTGTATCAGAAAAACTGA
- the cgtA gene encoding Obg family GTPase CgtA codes for MKFVDEAKILVVAGDGGNGCVSFRREKYIPKGGPDGGDGGDGGDVYLQADENLNTLIDYRFEKSFRAERGQNGQSRECTGKRGQDITVKVPVGTRVRDLGTNEILCDMTRHEQRHMVAKGGFHGLGNTRFKSSVNRAPRQRTMGTKGETREILLELMLLADVGMLGMPNAGKSTFIRSVSAAKPKVADYPFTTLVPSLGVVRMDNEQSFVVADIPGLIEGAAEGAGLGIQFLKHLERCRVLLHLVDICPIDESDPVENAKIIISELEKYSEKLAAKPRWLVFNKIDILGEEASAERAAEIAKAMGWEDKFYMISAVNHEGVKALCWDIMEFMNTQPRDMATTEDAQQPEKVEFMWDDYHKEQLSGADDIDDDWDDDWDEDDDEGVEIIYQK; via the coding sequence ATGAAATTTGTAGATGAAGCCAAAATATTGGTCGTGGCAGGAGATGGTGGCAATGGTTGTGTCAGCTTCCGCCGTGAGAAATACATCCCGAAAGGGGGGCCGGACGGTGGTGACGGTGGCGATGGTGGGGACGTTTACTTACAAGCGGACGAAAACCTCAACACGTTAATCGATTACCGTTTTGAAAAATCATTTCGTGCGGAACGTGGTCAAAATGGCCAGAGCCGTGAATGCACGGGCAAGCGTGGTCAAGATATCACAGTGAAAGTGCCTGTAGGAACGCGTGTACGCGACTTAGGGACTAACGAAATACTCTGTGACATGACGCGTCACGAACAACGTCACATGGTCGCTAAGGGCGGTTTCCATGGTCTTGGAAATACCCGTTTTAAATCTTCAGTAAACCGGGCTCCACGTCAACGTACAATGGGGACAAAAGGGGAAACCCGCGAAATACTGTTAGAGTTAATGCTGTTAGCGGATGTGGGCATGCTTGGTATGCCAAATGCGGGTAAATCAACATTTATTCGTTCAGTATCAGCCGCTAAGCCAAAAGTTGCCGATTATCCCTTTACCACTTTAGTCCCAAGCTTGGGCGTTGTGCGTATGGATAACGAACAAAGCTTTGTGGTTGCCGATATTCCAGGGTTGATCGAAGGTGCAGCTGAAGGTGCAGGTCTTGGGATCCAATTCCTGAAACACTTAGAGCGCTGCCGTGTTTTGCTTCACTTAGTTGATATTTGTCCTATCGATGAGTCTGATCCTGTCGAAAATGCGAAGATCATCATTAGTGAGTTAGAGAAATACAGTGAAAAGCTGGCAGCAAAACCACGTTGGTTAGTCTTCAATAAGATTGATATTTTAGGTGAAGAGGCGTCAGCGGAGCGCGCAGCAGAAATTGCCAAAGCGATGGGCTGGGAAGATAAATTTTACATGATTTCAGCGGTTAACCACGAGGGTGTGAAAGCACTGTGTTGGGATATCATGGAGTTTATGAATACTCAACCGCGTGATATGGCAACCACTGAAGATGCACAGCAGCCTGAAAAAGTTGAATTTATGTGGGATGACTACCACAAAGAGCAACTTTCTGGTGCTGATGATATTGATGATGACTGGGATGACGATTGGGATGAAGATGACGACGAAGGTGTCGAAATCATTTACCAAAAATAG